One Desulfobacterales bacterium genomic window, TCTGTCAAATTGGGACGTTTTGATACTGACGGCTATGCTCAACCGGCGGATTCCACGCCCCCAGCGCCCTAAACCCAATAACCTATTATATTAGACAATCTAAAGAGTCAACCCTAATTAGGATGTTGGTCACAGTTATTTTGTTCTGATATAAATCGTAATAAAATTCCGTATATTTTGTATGCTTCCGGTCTCATTCCCCTGCCCCGAAGGGGCTTTGTCCATTAGCCCAGGGTTGCGGCATACGCCGCTACCCTGGGGAATCGGGTCGAACCCTACCCACTTACCCCGAAGGGGTTGTGTCAATCCCGTGGAAATTGTCCTTCCTAATGCCTTGACACAACCCCTTCGGGGTTGTTTATAAATAGGTTGGCATCTTGCTTTCCCAGGGTAGCGGCATACACGCCGCAACCCTGGGCTGGATTATGCAGCCCCTTTGGGGCAGTAGGCCCAGTCCATCGTCTCGACTGTTATTGCCACGGGTGATATCGCTCAGCTCCAACAGGGGTTAGAACAAATTCACCGTGGGATGTTGGTTTCAACTAATGACGGTTGCCGAAAAGCAAAGCGACGCAGCTTGAGCCATCGAAAAATTTTCAACAAAATATGGAAATAAGCTTAATAAAAATACGCAACATATCGTGTGGAAACCGCATGTTTGCGCCTGAAACCCGTTTTTTTATTTCAATCTATAGCAATCAACCCTATCCGAAAAAACCTTGATAAAATTTGAAAAGGTGTTTTTTTGCTATTGAATCAAGCACGCGTTTCCATTACATTACCGGGGAAGCCAATCTTGGCGTTAACCTGTGTGAGCTTAGCCATTTTACCGATTACTTTATTTTCCGGAGGCAACATGCGAGATTTTCTATTTGAACCGATTAAAATCAATCAATTGGAAATAAAAAACCGAATCAACATGCCGGCAATGAACCTGAATTATTGCGACCAGTACCAGGTCACTGACAAACTCGTCAATTTTTATGCGGAACGGGCCAAAGGCGGCGTTGGTATGCTGACAACGGGATGCGCAACGGTGGATGAATACTCCGGCGGTGTACACTTCATGGGCGCTCACAAGGACGAATTTGTACCGGGGCTGCGCAGGGTAGCGACTGCGGTAAGAGATAATGGCGCCGCTGCCTTTATTCAACTTAATCACCTCGGCCGGTATGCGTTTTCCAAAGACATCGGAAAACGGCAGCCTCTGGCGCCTTCCGCAGTGGCTTCCCGTTTGACTCGGGAAACACCCCACGCCCTGACACCCGAGGAGATTGATCAGGTTATTGACGCGTTCGCACAAGCCGCCCGTCGTGTCAAAGAAGCCGGTTTTGACGGATTGGAAGTGTTGTGCGGAACCGGATATCTCATCAGCGAATTTCTATCTCCACTCACCAACCAGCGGACGGATGGCTATGGCGGCTCTTTAGAAAATAGAATGCGATTCGGGCTGGAAATTATCGGAGCGATTCGGAAAATGGTCGGGGATAATTATCCGATCGTCGTGCGCATGAACGGAAATGACTTCATGCCCGGCGGCAACAACCGAAAAGAACTTCAGGCCTTTGCCAAAGCCCTGGTTGCCGAAAGTGTCGATGCGCTTAACATCAACGTGGGATGGCATGAAGCACGCGTTCCTCAGGTCGTTACCGCTGTTCCGCGAGGGGTCTACGCCTTTATGGCACGAGACATTAAAGCGCTGGTCAATGTGCCGGTCATGACCGGCCACCGAATCAATGACCCGAACACGGCTCGGGAACTGATTGGAAACGGCATGTGCGACATGGTGTGCATGGGCCGTCCGTTGATTGCAGACCCCTACCTTCCCCAAAAAGCTCAGGGTCGAAAGGAAAAAGAAATCGTTCATTGTGTGGCCTGTGGGCAGGGATGCTTTGATCATGTGTTTATGGTGGAACACCCCGTGGAATGTCTCTGTAATCCGAAAGCAGGCAGGGAAGCGGAATGTCGAATAACCCCATCAAAGCAACCGCTTCGCGTCATGGTGGTGGGTGGTGGCGCGGCCGGTATGAGCGCCGCCTTATCTGCAGCCGAGTGCGGCCATTCGGTCACGCTCTACGAAGAAAGTGATACACTTGGCGGACAGCTTTTTCTCGCCGGCTCACCCCCCGGCCGTGAAGAGTTTGTCGAGTTAGCCCATGATTTGGCAAAACAAGTGGCCGTCGCCGGTATTCGCGTCCTATTGAATCAACCAGTGGATATCGCACTGATTGAAAAGGAATCCCCGGACGCCGTTATTCTGGCAACCGGCGCCAAACCGCTTACGCCCCCTGTGCCCGGCATCAATTTACCCCATGTCGTTCAGGCCTGGGATGTATTGACCAACAAGGTTGCCACGGGCAAGCGCGTCGTTGTCGTCGGTGGCGGCGCAGTCGGGCTGGAAACCGCTTTGTTTCTGGCGGAAAAGGGCACGTTATCCGGGGACGCCGTCAAATTTTTGTTGGTCAACCGCGCCGAAGATCCGGAAACCTTGTATCAACTAGCGACGAAGGGCTCCAAGGAAATCGTGCTGATCGAAATGATCGCCGCCATCGGAAAGGATGTCGGCCTGACCACCCGCTGGACCTTTATGCAGGATATTGACAGGGCGGGTGTGACCCTGCTCAATAACACCAAAGCATTGGAAATTACGCCTACAGGTGTCAAAGTTGAAAAAGGGGGGGAAATTAGTGAAATCCCCTGCGATTCGGTTGTGATTGCAGCCGGCGCCAAGTCTTATAATCCGCTGCAGGAAATTCTGCAGAAAAAGGGAATCCCCTGTCAGGTAGTCGGCGATGCCGGAAAAATCGGACTGGCGCTCCATGCCATTCACCAAGGGTTTGAAGCTGGTAGAAACGTAGCAAAATGAAACTGTATTGGAGAAAATAATGCCTGAAAAATACGATGCAATTATTATCGGCAGTGGTATCGGCGGCGCCGCCATCGGCGCCCTGCTGGCCCATGCCGGTCGGAATGTGGTGGTACTTGAAAAAAACAAGCTGCCTGGCGGTCGCTGTATATCCTACGACAGGGATGGCTACCTGCTGGATCTGGGATGGCACTTTTTTTGTTTGGCGGAAAAGGGGCCATTAGGGGAAATCTGCAACCGAATCGGCATGCCGGGTATCATTCCCTGGAATACGGTGAAGAACACCTACCTGCAGATCGGTGAAGTGGTTGAAAAATATACCAAAAAAGCCATGTTCGCCGCCGTTCCCGAGCCGGACCGCGGTCAGTTGGAAAAACTGTTCACGAAGGTTTTTACGATCACCGATGAGGAACTGGAAAAATTATGGTATGTGCCGGTTGAACAGTGGGTGCACTCTTTTACCAAAAACGCCATGGCCAACACCATCATCGACAGCTTCGTCTGCCAGTATTTTTGTATACCCTCCACCGTTGCCAGTACCGCCGAATTCATCAGAGCGTTCAGGGACGTGATGGTAGCAAAAGCATCGGCCTATCCGGACGGGGGTAACACCGCCGTGCCGACCGCGTATCTTTCCGCCATGGAGAAACTCGGCGGCACGCTTAAAACGAACGCCGGTGTAAAAAAGATTATCGTTGAAAATAATACCGCTGTCGGGGTTGTTTGCGAGGACGGCACCGAATATCGCGCACCGCTGATCATCAGCAATGCCGACATCAGCGTCACGGTACTGGATTTGGTGGGTGAAAGCCATTTCCCCGGTGATTATGTGGCGAAGATAAAAGGGCTTACCTATTCAATTCAAGGGGTGGTTCTGCGAATGGTATTGTCTGAAAAAGTAACGGATAAACAGTGCGTTATCTACATTCCGGATGAAAATTCCCCCCCGCTCAAGGTTACGGATCAAATGAAAAGAGGAGAGGTCCCCGATTTGGTCGCCGGTTGTTACGGATCACCCACCAATTTCGATCCCTCCATGGCGCCGAATGGAAAGCAATTGTTAACCTCCCTTCATGGTTGTCCGCCGGACATTACGGATAAT contains:
- a CDS encoding FAD-dependent oxidoreductase gives rise to the protein MRDFLFEPIKINQLEIKNRINMPAMNLNYCDQYQVTDKLVNFYAERAKGGVGMLTTGCATVDEYSGGVHFMGAHKDEFVPGLRRVATAVRDNGAAAFIQLNHLGRYAFSKDIGKRQPLAPSAVASRLTRETPHALTPEEIDQVIDAFAQAARRVKEAGFDGLEVLCGTGYLISEFLSPLTNQRTDGYGGSLENRMRFGLEIIGAIRKMVGDNYPIVVRMNGNDFMPGGNNRKELQAFAKALVAESVDALNINVGWHEARVPQVVTAVPRGVYAFMARDIKALVNVPVMTGHRINDPNTARELIGNGMCDMVCMGRPLIADPYLPQKAQGRKEKEIVHCVACGQGCFDHVFMVEHPVECLCNPKAGREAECRITPSKQPLRVMVVGGGAAGMSAALSAAECGHSVTLYEESDTLGGQLFLAGSPPGREEFVELAHDLAKQVAVAGIRVLLNQPVDIALIEKESPDAVILATGAKPLTPPVPGINLPHVVQAWDVLTNKVATGKRVVVVGGGAVGLETALFLAEKGTLSGDAVKFLLVNRAEDPETLYQLATKGSKEIVLIEMIAAIGKDVGLTTRWTFMQDIDRAGVTLLNNTKALEITPTGVKVEKGGEISEIPCDSVVIAAGAKSYNPLQEILQKKGIPCQVVGDAGKIGLALHAIHQGFEAGRNVAK
- a CDS encoding FAD-dependent oxidoreductase, whose product is MPEKYDAIIIGSGIGGAAIGALLAHAGRNVVVLEKNKLPGGRCISYDRDGYLLDLGWHFFCLAEKGPLGEICNRIGMPGIIPWNTVKNTYLQIGEVVEKYTKKAMFAAVPEPDRGQLEKLFTKVFTITDEELEKLWYVPVEQWVHSFTKNAMANTIIDSFVCQYFCIPSTVASTAEFIRAFRDVMVAKASAYPDGGNTAVPTAYLSAMEKLGGTLKTNAGVKKIIVENNTAVGVVCEDGTEYRAPLIISNADISVTVLDLVGESHFPGDYVAKIKGLTYSIQGVVLRMVLSEKVTDKQCVIYIPDENSPPLKVTDQMKRGEVPDLVAGCYGSPTNFDPSMAPNGKQLLTSLHGCPPDITDNLDRWKEALVNSHMKVFPEAKGKVEKVWIDPPKLVNAFAGEGGNIIGVAQTVDQIHERRPSVVSPLKGLYFSSAEAGGHGIGTELAANSALELFEILKN